Proteins co-encoded in one Corynebacterium tuberculostearicum genomic window:
- a CDS encoding class C sortase, which yields MRKNKATTEKAARKRRRSFWLIVAGILILLYPIFATQYNDYQLHKKAESYRDSVEKIDPPAEKERILRDAHAYNDWLAKQGHHAYPPREDSPGFARYMESLNPPETGGVMARLRIPAIDVDLPVYHTTDSKVLYDGAGHMFGSSLPVGGLGNNSVFSAHTGMVNASMFDNLPRLKDGEIVSVEVMGEVLHYKVVGREVVKPEDYKAVTYEADKDKLTLITCTPYGINTDRLLVHAERTDIAAEDDQGWRPKLSWWMLLALFLIGLVLLIVWWNERRRKKRKEELESRDSEDENSD from the coding sequence ATGAGGAAGAATAAGGCGACCACTGAAAAGGCGGCGCGCAAAAGGCGCCGCTCTTTCTGGCTCATCGTGGCTGGGATTCTGATCCTCCTATACCCCATATTCGCTACTCAATACAACGACTATCAGCTGCACAAGAAGGCAGAGAGTTACAGGGATTCAGTTGAGAAAATTGATCCTCCTGCGGAGAAAGAAAGGATCCTTCGGGATGCGCATGCTTATAACGATTGGTTAGCTAAGCAGGGCCATCACGCCTACCCACCCCGTGAGGATTCCCCTGGATTTGCGCGTTATATGGAGTCGCTGAATCCACCTGAAACGGGAGGTGTCATGGCCCGGTTGCGCATTCCGGCCATTGATGTGGATTTGCCGGTGTATCACACCACCGATTCGAAGGTCCTCTATGATGGCGCAGGCCATATGTTTGGTTCCTCCCTGCCTGTCGGTGGACTAGGAAATAACAGTGTTTTTTCTGCGCATACCGGTATGGTTAACGCCTCCATGTTTGATAACTTGCCACGCCTCAAAGATGGGGAAATTGTCTCTGTTGAGGTTATGGGTGAGGTGTTGCATTACAAGGTCGTGGGAAGGGAAGTAGTAAAACCTGAAGATTATAAGGCCGTTACCTATGAAGCTGACAAGGATAAGCTGACCTTAATCACGTGTACTCCCTATGGAATTAACACGGATCGGCTTCTCGTCCATGCCGAGCGCACTGATATAGCTGCAGAAGATGATCAAGGCTGGCGCCCTAAGCTTTCGTGGTGGATGCTCTTGGCGTTGTTTCTCATTGGATTAGTGCTGCTTATTGTGTGGTGGAACGAACGGCGTCGTAAGAAGCGGAAAGAAGAACTAGAGTCTAGGGACTCTGAGGATGAGAATTCGGACTGA
- the obgE gene encoding GTPase ObgE — translation MARFIDRVVLHLQAGDGGHGCVSVHREKFKPLGGPDGGNGGHGGDIILEVSEQIHTLMDFHYRPHIKAQRGGNGAGDMRNGARGEDLILEVPAGTVVRTEKGDTLADLTVPGTRFVAAEGGFGGLGNAALASKNRKAPGFALQGEPGQEHDLILELKSMADVGLVGFPSAGKSSLISVLSAAKPKIGDYPFTTLQPNLGVVDMGDSSFTIADVPGLIPGAADGKGLGLDFLRHIERTAVLAHVVDTATIEPGRDPVSDIEAMENELAKYQEALQEDTGLGDLRERPRVIILNKADVPEAEELAEFVKDDLEEKFGWPVFIISAVARKGLDPLKFRLMDMVTEHRNAQPLPKKDKNHTVIHPKAQSHKKHTGAFADFTVKADPEVKGGFIVEGKKIDRWITQTDFENDEAVGFLADRLAKAGVEDELREQGAVEGCPVTIGGITFEWEPMTGGDPTMASRGEDARLKGTARASAAERKRASQARRGLIDEYDYGNDEEVTREGANRDRWQG, via the coding sequence ATGGCACGTTTTATTGACCGCGTTGTCCTGCACCTGCAAGCAGGCGACGGTGGACACGGCTGTGTGTCTGTCCACCGCGAGAAGTTTAAGCCCTTGGGTGGCCCGGATGGCGGCAATGGTGGGCACGGCGGTGACATCATCCTCGAGGTCTCTGAACAAATTCATACGCTTATGGATTTTCACTACCGCCCGCATATTAAGGCGCAACGCGGCGGCAATGGCGCCGGCGATATGCGCAATGGTGCTCGCGGTGAAGACTTGATTTTGGAGGTTCCGGCGGGCACGGTGGTCCGCACTGAAAAGGGCGACACCTTGGCGGACCTTACCGTTCCGGGAACGCGGTTTGTGGCCGCAGAAGGCGGGTTTGGCGGTTTGGGCAATGCCGCGTTGGCCTCGAAGAACCGCAAGGCACCGGGTTTTGCTCTACAAGGTGAGCCGGGCCAGGAGCATGATCTGATCCTCGAGCTGAAGTCTATGGCGGATGTAGGGCTGGTGGGCTTTCCATCGGCTGGTAAGTCCTCGCTTATCTCGGTTTTATCGGCCGCGAAACCCAAGATCGGTGATTACCCCTTTACTACGTTGCAGCCGAACCTTGGCGTGGTGGATATGGGAGATAGCTCCTTTACTATCGCGGACGTGCCGGGGCTTATCCCGGGCGCAGCCGATGGCAAGGGCCTCGGTCTAGACTTTTTGCGCCATATTGAACGCACGGCGGTGCTTGCCCATGTGGTGGATACAGCCACCATTGAGCCCGGCCGTGATCCGGTCTCTGATATTGAGGCGATGGAAAATGAGTTGGCAAAGTATCAGGAAGCTTTGCAGGAAGATACTGGTTTAGGGGATCTGCGTGAGCGCCCGCGCGTCATCATCTTGAATAAGGCAGATGTGCCTGAGGCCGAAGAGCTGGCGGAATTTGTCAAGGATGATCTGGAAGAGAAGTTTGGCTGGCCTGTCTTTATTATTTCGGCCGTCGCTCGCAAGGGGCTGGATCCGCTGAAGTTCCGGCTCATGGATATGGTGACCGAACACCGCAATGCCCAGCCGTTGCCAAAGAAGGATAAGAACCATACCGTTATCCACCCCAAGGCGCAGAGCCATAAGAAGCATACCGGCGCGTTTGCTGATTTCACTGTGAAGGCCGATCCTGAGGTCAAAGGTGGCTTCATTGTTGAGGGCAAGAAGATTGATCGCTGGATTACCCAGACTGACTTTGAAAATGATGAGGCAGTGGGCTTCTTGGCGGACCGTTTGGCCAAGGCCGGCGTGGAGGATGAGCTGCGCGAGCAGGGCGCTGTAGAAGGCTGCCCGGTGACTATCGGCGGCATTACCTTTGAGTGGGAGCCGATGACCGGCGGTGATCCCACAATGGCTAGCCGCGGCGAGGATGCCCGTCTTAAGGGAACCGCCCGTGCTTCTGCAGCGGAGCGCAAGCGTGCCTCGCAGGCGCGCCGTGGCCTTATTGATGAATACGATTATGGCAATGATGAAGAGGTCACCCGCGAGGGCGCTAACCGCGATAGGTGGCAGGGCTAG
- the proB gene encoding glutamate 5-kinase, whose amino-acid sequence MSSDEQKEPILPLPVEPFAGPTADTPFPEPRVENPTASGFESDLRHEIAQAKRVVVKIGSSSLTDENFRVSQEKIDHIVDAVHARMGRSDVIIVSSGAVAAGMGPLGLHQRPTDLATKQASASVGQVHLAYVWGQSFARYKRTIGQVLLTASDTGHRDRARNAQRTIDRLRQLRTIPIVNENDAVATSEMHFGDNDRLSALVANLVGADALFLFSDVPGLYDKNPAEPDAKFIDEVRTGKDLKGVVAGDGGKVGTGGMATKVSAARLATRGGIPVLLTSTDNIGPALADASVGTVFHTREERQLSAWKFWALYCADTGGAVRLDEGAKEAVTKGGTSLLAVGITDVQGEFTKGEIIDILGPNGEVIGRGEVRFDSEELHAIKGKKMEELPEEQRRSVVHADYLSNFASRI is encoded by the coding sequence ATGTCTTCTGATGAACAGAAAGAACCCATCCTTCCGCTTCCGGTAGAACCTTTTGCCGGTCCTACCGCTGATACCCCTTTCCCGGAACCTCGTGTTGAAAACCCTACTGCTTCGGGGTTTGAGTCGGATCTCCGCCATGAAATCGCTCAGGCTAAGCGCGTCGTGGTAAAGATTGGTTCCTCTTCTCTCACGGATGAGAACTTCCGTGTCTCCCAGGAAAAGATTGATCACATCGTCGATGCCGTCCATGCGCGTATGGGCCGCTCCGATGTCATCATCGTCTCCTCCGGTGCGGTTGCTGCCGGTATGGGCCCGCTCGGCCTGCACCAGCGCCCGACCGATTTGGCTACCAAGCAGGCTTCCGCGTCCGTCGGCCAGGTGCATCTGGCCTATGTGTGGGGCCAGTCCTTTGCGCGTTATAAGCGCACCATCGGCCAGGTTTTGTTGACCGCCTCCGATACTGGACACCGCGATCGCGCCCGCAACGCGCAGCGCACCATCGATCGTCTGCGCCAGCTGCGCACCATCCCCATCGTGAATGAGAACGATGCGGTGGCGACGTCGGAAATGCACTTTGGCGATAACGATCGCCTTTCCGCGCTGGTGGCAAACCTGGTGGGCGCGGACGCGCTCTTCCTATTTTCTGACGTGCCTGGTTTGTACGATAAGAACCCTGCCGAGCCGGATGCCAAGTTCATCGATGAGGTGCGCACCGGCAAGGACTTGAAGGGCGTTGTGGCCGGTGATGGCGGCAAGGTGGGCACCGGCGGCATGGCCACCAAGGTTTCCGCGGCCCGCCTGGCTACCCGCGGCGGCATTCCAGTGCTGTTGACCTCCACGGATAATATTGGCCCCGCGCTTGCCGACGCCTCCGTGGGCACCGTCTTCCACACCCGCGAGGAACGCCAGCTTTCTGCCTGGAAGTTCTGGGCGCTCTACTGCGCCGATACCGGCGGAGCCGTCCGCCTCGATGAAGGTGCCAAGGAGGCCGTCACCAAGGGCGGCACCTCGCTGCTCGCCGTCGGCATTACCGACGTGCAGGGCGAGTTCACCAAGGGTGAAATCATCGACATCCTGGGCCCGAATGGTGAGGTCATCGGCCGCGGTGAAGTCCGCTTCGATTCCGAGGAGCTGCACGCCATTAAGGGCAAGAAAATGGAAGAGCTTCCTGAGGAGCAGCGCCGTTCCGTCGTCCACGCGGACTACCTCTCCAACTTTGCCTCCCGGATCTAA
- a CDS encoding D-isomer specific 2-hydroxyacid dehydrogenase family protein, which yields MKYFMGPETWQPMVEDIEAAGHQRVSSIEDAEVYINNAPNPRRIPEIPENIGWVQHCFTGVNQLIDAGVITPDGVPWCNSAGAFAQPVAESALGLALSQAHHHKAFAQASSWSVAQQLDESQAWLYNQQGSKKVAIFGAGGIGKQLIKLLKPFGVHITAVNRSGRAVEGADEVVPMDKAQHVWVEADFIFCILPATKDTEGLIDAATFRAMKPSAIFINVGRGSTVVTDDLVEALRSGEIAGAGLEVMDPEPLPEGHPLYDLPNCTMTPHMAASAHVAQYHLGSIFNANAAAWERGEAMPTRVDVEAGY from the coding sequence ATGAAGTATTTCATGGGACCGGAAACCTGGCAGCCGATGGTAGAAGATATCGAAGCTGCCGGGCACCAACGCGTAAGCAGCATTGAGGATGCCGAGGTCTACATCAACAATGCCCCCAACCCACGCCGCATCCCCGAGATACCGGAGAATATCGGTTGGGTGCAGCATTGTTTTACCGGCGTTAATCAGCTAATTGACGCCGGGGTGATCACCCCAGACGGCGTGCCGTGGTGCAATTCCGCCGGTGCTTTTGCCCAGCCGGTGGCCGAGTCCGCACTGGGCCTGGCGCTTTCCCAAGCGCATCATCACAAGGCCTTCGCCCAGGCCTCCTCGTGGTCGGTGGCGCAGCAACTCGATGAATCCCAGGCCTGGCTCTATAACCAGCAAGGGTCGAAGAAAGTGGCGATCTTTGGCGCAGGGGGCATCGGCAAGCAGCTAATTAAGCTCCTGAAGCCGTTCGGCGTGCACATTACCGCGGTCAATCGGTCTGGCCGTGCGGTCGAAGGCGCCGATGAGGTGGTGCCCATGGATAAAGCCCAGCACGTGTGGGTCGAGGCGGATTTTATTTTCTGCATCCTCCCGGCGACCAAAGACACGGAGGGACTTATCGATGCCGCCACTTTCCGCGCCATGAAACCCTCCGCCATCTTTATCAACGTCGGCCGCGGCAGCACCGTGGTCACCGATGACCTTGTGGAAGCCTTGCGCAGCGGCGAAATCGCCGGCGCCGGCTTGGAGGTCATGGATCCCGAGCCGCTGCCCGAAGGCCATCCGCTTTATGACCTGCCCAATTGCACCATGACGCCCCACATGGCCGCTTCCGCACACGTAGCGCAGTACCACTTAGGTTCCATTTTCAACGCCAATGCCGCGGCGTGGGAGAGGGGAGAGGCTATGCCCACCCGCGTCGATGTGGAGGCCGGATACTAA
- a CDS encoding D-isomer specific 2-hydroxyacid dehydrogenase family protein, producing the protein MKYAMLPTPWEETLQALDAAGHERAPLEEAEALIFNGGPDDFPQPLPPSVGLVQVPFAGVDHLLDVMRNTSARWSNAAGLYDATVAESTIALLLAQLHAHKRVGTSWDNRDEVEAHTSFLFEDKTVAVVGAGGIGKRLIRMLEGFGPRIIAVNRSGNPVEGADETYATSDIERVWPAADYFVALAPLTEQTRQLFGAAAFRAMPNHAVVINVGRGPLVDTDVLVDALRAGQIAGAGLDVTNPEPLPDGHPLWEMPNVVITPHLANPPYSVRHRIGAHAAKVMERFAAGEAIPTEVDTEAGY; encoded by the coding sequence ATGAAGTACGCGATGCTGCCCACCCCGTGGGAGGAAACCCTGCAGGCCCTCGATGCCGCCGGGCACGAACGCGCCCCACTGGAGGAGGCCGAGGCCCTCATCTTCAACGGTGGCCCGGATGATTTCCCGCAGCCCCTGCCGCCTAGCGTGGGCCTAGTCCAAGTCCCGTTTGCTGGTGTGGATCACCTGCTCGATGTCATGCGAAATACCTCTGCCCGCTGGTCTAATGCTGCAGGGCTATATGACGCCACCGTGGCCGAATCCACCATTGCACTCCTACTCGCCCAGCTGCATGCGCATAAGCGCGTGGGAACGAGCTGGGATAACCGCGATGAGGTCGAGGCCCACACCAGCTTCCTTTTTGAGGATAAGACCGTGGCGGTGGTGGGTGCCGGGGGCATCGGCAAGCGGCTCATCCGCATGCTAGAAGGCTTCGGCCCACGCATCATTGCGGTCAATCGCTCCGGTAACCCGGTTGAAGGTGCCGATGAAACCTATGCCACCTCCGATATCGAGCGCGTGTGGCCAGCCGCCGATTATTTCGTGGCGCTCGCTCCGCTAACGGAACAGACCCGCCAGCTTTTTGGCGCCGCCGCTTTCCGCGCCATGCCGAACCACGCTGTGGTCATTAACGTTGGGCGCGGCCCGCTAGTGGATACCGATGTGCTGGTCGACGCCCTGCGCGCCGGCCAGATCGCCGGCGCCGGCCTCGACGTCACCAATCCAGAACCGTTGCCTGATGGCCACCCGCTATGGGAGATGCCCAACGTGGTCATTACCCCGCACCTTGCCAATCCGCCGTATTCGGTGCGCCACCGCATCGGTGCGCATGCAGCAAAGGTCATGGAGCGCTTTGCCGCCGGTGAGGCAATCCCCACGGAAGTAGATACTGAAGCCGGCTACTGA
- a CDS encoding glutamate-5-semialdehyde dehydrogenase: MSNTEREEVLSKACAAKDVAPVVAQLSTPRKNEILQRAAENLIAHTEDILAANKQDIEAGRERGMSESLIDRLSLDAARVEGIAGGLRQVASLQDPVGEILQGRTMDNGIQMKQVRVPLGVMGMVYEARPNVTVDAFGLAIKSGNVPLLRGSKSARNSNTKLVEILQDTLAEFDLPREGVQLLPCETHDSVQDLITARGLVDLVIPRGGAKLIEAVVTGATVPAIETGTGNCHFYVDASADLDKAIDMVINGKTRRTSVCNSTECVLIDAALDDSAKLRIITALQEAGVTIHGDVAELEAFGVKDAVQATDEDWREESLSMDICAKVVDGVDGAIAHIAEFTTGHTEAIAAQDADVLVKFGNEVDAAAVMLNASTAFTDGEVYGMGAEIGISTQKLHARGPMALPELTSTKWILQGTGQTRP; encoded by the coding sequence ATGAGCAACACTGAACGCGAAGAAGTTCTGTCCAAAGCCTGTGCTGCCAAGGATGTTGCGCCCGTCGTGGCGCAGCTATCCACGCCGCGCAAGAATGAAATCTTGCAGCGCGCAGCCGAAAACCTCATTGCCCACACCGAGGATATCCTCGCTGCTAATAAGCAAGATATCGAAGCTGGCCGCGAGCGCGGCATGTCCGAGTCCCTTATTGACCGCCTGTCCCTCGACGCCGCTCGCGTGGAGGGCATCGCTGGCGGCCTGCGCCAGGTTGCCAGTCTGCAGGACCCAGTAGGGGAGATCCTGCAGGGCCGCACCATGGACAATGGCATCCAGATGAAGCAGGTGCGCGTCCCGCTCGGTGTGATGGGCATGGTCTATGAGGCCCGCCCGAACGTCACGGTGGACGCCTTTGGGTTGGCGATCAAGTCCGGCAACGTGCCGCTTTTACGTGGCTCTAAATCTGCCCGCAATTCCAATACCAAGCTGGTAGAAATCCTGCAGGATACCCTCGCCGAGTTTGACCTTCCGCGCGAGGGCGTGCAGCTTCTGCCGTGCGAGACCCACGATTCCGTCCAGGACCTCATCACCGCTCGCGGCCTAGTGGACCTTGTTATCCCGCGCGGCGGTGCGAAGCTCATTGAAGCCGTGGTCACCGGCGCTACCGTCCCGGCCATTGAGACCGGCACCGGCAACTGCCATTTCTACGTGGACGCCTCAGCTGACTTGGACAAGGCCATCGACATGGTCATCAACGGCAAGACCCGTCGCACCTCCGTATGCAACTCCACGGAGTGCGTGCTTATCGACGCCGCTTTGGACGACTCCGCCAAGCTGCGCATCATCACCGCGCTGCAGGAGGCGGGCGTGACCATCCACGGCGACGTCGCTGAGCTGGAGGCCTTCGGCGTCAAGGATGCCGTGCAGGCCACCGATGAAGACTGGCGCGAGGAGTCGCTGTCCATGGATATCTGCGCCAAGGTGGTCGACGGTGTCGATGGCGCCATCGCTCATATCGCCGAGTTCACCACTGGCCACACCGAGGCCATCGCCGCGCAGGATGCCGACGTCCTAGTGAAGTTTGGCAACGAGGTGGATGCCGCCGCGGTCATGCTCAACGCCTCTACCGCCTTTACCGATGGCGAGGTCTACGGCATGGGCGCCGAAATCGGCATTTCCACTCAGAAGCTGCACGCCCGCGGCCCGATGGCACTTCCGGAGCTGACCTCTACCAAGTGGATCCTGCAGGGTACCGGTCAGACCCGCCCCTAG
- the nadD gene encoding nicotinate-nucleotide adenylyltransferase, whose amino-acid sequence MTSPQRIGIMGGTFDPIHNGHLVAASEAAHRFALDTVIFVPTGQPWQKSHRDVTAAEHRYLMTMVATASNPRFTVSRVDIDREGPTYTIDTLRDLRELFPDAEFYFITGADSLASIMSWHNWEEMLEMAHFVGVTRPGYELSADMLPADAQEDIDLIDIPAMAISSTACRERAAQGQPVWYLVPDGVVQYITKNNLYGPNPDKPL is encoded by the coding sequence ATGACTAGCCCACAGCGCATCGGTATCATGGGTGGCACCTTTGATCCCATCCACAACGGCCACTTGGTAGCGGCCAGCGAGGCCGCACACCGCTTTGCCCTCGATACCGTCATCTTTGTTCCCACCGGCCAGCCGTGGCAAAAGTCCCACCGCGACGTCACTGCAGCCGAGCACCGCTACTTGATGACGATGGTGGCCACGGCCTCCAATCCGCGATTTACCGTCTCGCGCGTAGACATTGACCGCGAGGGGCCCACATACACCATCGATACGCTGCGCGACCTGCGCGAACTCTTCCCAGATGCGGAGTTTTATTTCATTACCGGCGCCGATTCGCTGGCATCCATCATGAGCTGGCATAACTGGGAAGAGATGTTGGAGATGGCGCACTTTGTGGGCGTTACCCGCCCCGGCTATGAGTTAAGCGCCGATATGCTACCCGCCGATGCACAAGAGGATATTGATCTTATCGACATCCCCGCCATGGCCATCTCTTCTACCGCTTGCCGCGAGCGCGCCGCCCAAGGCCAGCCCGTGTGGTACCTCGTTCCGGATGGGGTGGTGCAGTACATCACCAAGAATAATCTCTACGGGCCAAACCCGGATAAGCCCCTGTAG
- the rsfS gene encoding ribosome silencing factor, with the protein MAESAAHAAQEKLATNIAAIDVSDVLAITEVFVLASADNERQVASIVDEVEDEMTKQGFEPQRREGNRENRWVLLDYGNIVVHVQRNDQREFYGLDRLYHDCPALEIEGIEAPERPGEWTNGVNPREVDSIDELPLADKAPGEDEEL; encoded by the coding sequence ATGGCAGAAAGCGCGGCACACGCCGCGCAGGAAAAACTGGCCACTAATATCGCAGCGATTGATGTCTCCGATGTCCTCGCTATTACCGAGGTCTTCGTGCTAGCTTCTGCGGATAACGAGCGCCAGGTGGCCTCCATCGTGGATGAAGTCGAAGATGAGATGACCAAGCAAGGATTTGAGCCACAGCGCCGTGAGGGCAACCGCGAAAACCGCTGGGTGCTGCTGGATTATGGCAATATCGTTGTCCACGTTCAGCGCAATGACCAGCGCGAGTTCTATGGCCTGGACCGCCTGTACCACGATTGCCCGGCACTAGAGATTGAGGGCATCGAGGCCCCAGAGCGCCCCGGTGAATGGACCAATGGCGTCAACCCGCGCGAGGTCGATTCCATTGATGAGCTCCCGCTGGCAGATAAGGCCCCAGGCGAAGACGAGGAGCTTTAA
- a CDS encoding histidine phosphatase family protein, protein MSRRLILIRHGQTTYNATGRMQGHLDTELSELGYEQARAAARLLQDQGVSKIVASDLIRARETARVVADALGMDFTTDARLRETHLGRWQGRTSAEVDEEFPGARAIWRHDPTWAPPEGESRVDVAERARPVIDELMQDFAGWEAGPVLIVAHGGAISALTCHLLGLDHAQYGILSGLKNTHWSQLTARPDFNPDTPLSSLEFNAQNVGTAKWYFDGWNMGGEVTGDGGADI, encoded by the coding sequence ATGAGCCGCCGCCTGATCCTGATCCGTCACGGACAAACTACCTACAACGCCACCGGCCGCATGCAGGGCCACTTGGATACCGAGCTGTCCGAGCTGGGCTATGAGCAGGCCCGCGCCGCCGCGCGCCTGCTGCAGGATCAGGGCGTATCTAAAATTGTCGCCTCCGACCTCATCCGGGCGCGCGAAACCGCGCGCGTGGTCGCCGATGCCCTCGGCATGGATTTCACCACGGATGCCCGCCTGCGCGAGACCCACCTAGGCCGGTGGCAGGGCAGGACCTCCGCTGAAGTGGATGAGGAGTTCCCAGGCGCGCGCGCCATTTGGCGCCATGATCCCACCTGGGCGCCGCCGGAAGGCGAGTCCCGCGTGGATGTGGCCGAGCGCGCCCGCCCCGTCATCGATGAGCTCATGCAAGATTTCGCCGGCTGGGAAGCCGGCCCCGTGCTCATCGTGGCCCATGGCGGCGCTATCTCGGCGCTGACCTGCCACCTGCTGGGCCTTGATCATGCACAGTACGGAATCCTTTCCGGCCTGAAGAATACGCACTGGTCGCAGTTGACAGCCCGCCCTGATTTCAACCCGGACACGCCGCTGTCTTCCCTGGAATTTAATGCCCAGAACGTCGGTACCGCCAAGTGGTATTTCGACGGCTGGAATATGGGCGGAGAGGTCACCGGGGACGGCGGGGCGGATATCTAG
- a CDS encoding DegV family protein → MAVRVITDSSAGLPPELAEQLSITVIDLHLMESHGKEGLERSTSGLSALELAAAYGREMERAQDEGVVAIHLSKELSSTYSAAVSASGVFPHTVRVIDSGSAGMAIGAAAMSAAKLASRGASLEECYAAALDTLKRSATWVYLHSTEDLRRSGRLSPATAMLSTALLATKPIMSITRGKLELVGKTRTQTKAFTKLVDLIASRANGESAFVAIQHNHAEAAAAKLEALLEAALPQGSSFICTPLNDVLSVHAGPSAIGVSAVFSSEPPAEPAHPHTRGRPRAFSPRRSVDN, encoded by the coding sequence GTGGCCGTTCGCGTCATAACGGATTCCTCGGCGGGCCTGCCGCCGGAGTTGGCGGAGCAGCTATCCATCACCGTCATCGATCTCCACCTCATGGAAAGCCATGGCAAGGAGGGCCTAGAGCGTTCTACCTCCGGGCTAAGCGCACTGGAGCTGGCCGCTGCCTATGGTCGCGAGATGGAGCGCGCCCAAGACGAAGGTGTGGTGGCCATACATCTATCTAAAGAGCTATCTTCTACCTATTCCGCTGCGGTTTCTGCTTCGGGTGTTTTCCCGCACACGGTGCGGGTGATTGATTCCGGCTCGGCCGGCATGGCCATTGGCGCGGCCGCGATGTCTGCGGCTAAGTTGGCCTCCCGCGGCGCCAGCCTGGAGGAATGCTACGCCGCCGCCTTAGATACCCTCAAGCGTTCGGCCACGTGGGTGTATCTGCACTCCACGGAAGATCTGCGCCGCTCTGGTCGCCTTTCCCCGGCCACGGCCATGCTTTCCACGGCGCTGCTGGCCACCAAGCCGATTATGTCCATTACCCGCGGCAAACTGGAGCTCGTGGGCAAGACCCGCACCCAGACCAAGGCCTTTACCAAGTTGGTGGATCTCATCGCCTCCCGTGCGAACGGGGAGTCGGCCTTCGTCGCCATCCAGCACAATCACGCCGAAGCCGCGGCCGCCAAGCTGGAGGCGCTCCTTGAAGCGGCTCTGCCGCAGGGCTCGTCTTTCATCTGCACCCCGCTTAACGACGTCCTCTCGGTCCACGCCGGCCCCTCCGCCATCGGCGTATCTGCGGTGTTTAGCTCTGAGCCTCCTGCCGAACCAGCACATCCTCACACGCGTGGTCGACCCCGCGCCTTCTCACCACGCCGTTCTGTGGATAACTAG
- a CDS encoding ComEA family DNA-binding protein, translated as MAAPKISERLREFTQPTGEEELLSVDYPRPRLRIRPWQACAVAVLLVIGVVVWLGINARSDDASGMPDPAAISETLGAAPSEEPSEIIVSVIGEVAEPGLKTLEPGARVADALDAAHPLPGADTMALNHAQRLSDGQQLHILPSGAAPPPAPGEPAPAGANPGGSGSGSSGVSLNNATAEELTELKGVGEVTAQAIVAYREEHGGFKDVEELLEVSGIGPAKLAQLKDQVQL; from the coding sequence ATGGCGGCACCCAAGATCAGCGAACGACTCCGCGAATTTACCCAACCCACCGGCGAGGAAGAACTCCTCTCCGTCGATTACCCGCGCCCGCGGCTGCGAATCCGCCCCTGGCAGGCCTGCGCCGTGGCTGTCCTTCTTGTCATCGGCGTGGTGGTCTGGCTCGGCATTAATGCGCGCTCCGATGACGCCTCCGGCATGCCGGACCCCGCAGCAATAAGCGAAACGCTCGGTGCTGCGCCGAGCGAGGAACCCAGTGAAATCATCGTCTCAGTCATCGGCGAAGTTGCCGAGCCCGGCCTGAAGACACTCGAGCCCGGCGCGCGCGTGGCCGATGCCCTCGATGCCGCCCATCCGCTTCCCGGCGCCGACACGATGGCGCTCAACCATGCCCAGCGGCTTTCCGACGGCCAACAGCTCCACATTCTTCCCTCCGGCGCCGCCCCACCTCCCGCACCTGGCGAACCCGCCCCTGCCGGCGCTAACCCCGGCGGCAGCGGTAGCGGAAGCAGCGGCGTGAGCCTCAATAACGCCACCGCCGAGGAACTGACGGAGCTCAAGGGCGTTGGCGAGGTTACCGCGCAAGCCATCGTGGCCTACCGCGAGGAGCACGGCGGCTTCAAGGACGTGGAAGAGCTCCTCGAGGTCTCCGGCATCGGGCCGGCGAAGCTGGCGCAGCTTAAAGACCAGGTCCAGCTTTAA